From the Carya illinoinensis cultivar Pawnee chromosome 4, C.illinoinensisPawnee_v1, whole genome shotgun sequence genome, one window contains:
- the LOC122306222 gene encoding uncharacterized protein LOC122306222 — MDKSWMNLTDRFRSPAYADGVNTFLTFARNHSRGSDRIRCPCRSCRNMIFLPIFDVETHLFIKGINPNYTQWIFHGEEETTSFNDDDDDGVADYADEYIDDMDHMLDDVRAGTFVDVPQDHHNPLPTGGSIPDPSPSSSFDQLLEDARRPLFAGCTKFSKLSFIVKLLHIKTVGGWSIKSFDMLLNLLQSAFPNAELPNSYAESRSLENADLDECPICKASRWMPNTHRARLIPRKVLRHFPLKPRLQRLFMSKEIACDMRWHKEHRPTDEATMRHPADSESWKRFDDEHSWFAHDARNVRLGMASDGFNPFNNMAKPYSIWPVILVPYNLPPWLCMKDQFFMTSLIIPGPKSPGNDIDVYLQPLVDELLEFWEHGIRTYDASTKETFVLHAALMWTINDFPAYGNLSGWSTKGKLACPSCNEGTDSNWLTYGRKFCYMGHRRFLPLDHMWRLRKHLFNGKEDHRPPPMVLDGADIVAQLQMLGEVQFGKSRRKRKRTTEELNWTKYSIFFKLPYWVTLQLRHNLDVMHIEKNIFDNILCTLMNMPGKTKDNINSRRDLEIFGFRKELHLKHEDKRVTMPHALYTLHGDEKRKFCEWLADVKFPDGFASNISHCVSVRDCKISGLKSHDCHVFMQRLLPIAVGGFLRTDIALTLTELSTLFKELCARILDVNRLSQLQTDIVTILCKMEMIFPPSFFDVMVHLAVHLPREAILGGPVQYRWMYPFERYLGKFKRYVKNKARPEGSIAEAYIHIECLTFCSMYLQDIETKFTRTDRNIDGGDSENIDGFKIFNQKVRPMGIASNFQLSDKLLKEATWEHYEKCKVHSPTYVDRTHQTEFPTWLKKRVQEQRITNPLDVNADLYALGCGPERWVASYAACIINGKRFHTKEREFRRRTQNSGVFVIGDESTNNFDFYGVINDIVELHYMGRRQVYLFMCDWFDVGDTRRGVRIDNHMYSINMDRTWYKDEPFVLACQASQCFYIRDIRAKGRWFVVQKYMNRNVYDIPTVPRVLGELDGSSSDDDVYQENEASWDYAPLPCDACPMSTPLNRNDVEPMVIDAQEVTSPAGQDNMRVADFIDDGMTASGSGYASDDGEYSDEEDLSTDDESRSS; from the exons atggacaaaagctggATGAACTTGACCGATAGATTTCGATCGCCTGCATATGCAGATGGGGTTAACACTTTCCTTACCTTTGCACGAAACCATTCTCGGGGAAGTGATCGCATTCGGTGTCCTTGTCGTTCATGCAGAAATATGATATTCTTACCTATATTTGATGTGGAGACTCACTTGTTCATTaaagggatcaatccaaattatacCCAGTGGATCTTTCATGGAGAGGAGGAAACAACAAGTTTCAATGATGACGACGACGATGGTGTTGCTGATTATGCTGACGAgtacattgatgacatggaccATATGTTAGATGACGTTCGGGCAGGCACATTCGTTGATGTTCCCCAAGATCATCACAATCCATTGCCAACTGGTGGATCAATACCAGATCCGTCTCCAAGTTCGTCTTTTGATCAGTTACTAGAGGATGCCCGCCGTCCACTTTTTGCTGGTTGTACAAAGTTCTCAAAACTGTCATTTATTGTGAAGTTGTTACACATTAAGACAGTTGGTGGGTGGTCAATAAAGTCGTTTGATATGCTACTTAACCTATTGCAGTCTGCATTTCCTAATGCTGAATTGCCAAATTCATATGCGGAGTCAAGGTCATTG gaaaatgctgaTCTTGATGAATGTCCTATTTGTAAGGCTTCAAGGTGGATGCCTAATACACACAGGGCACGTCTTATACCTAGGAAAGTGTTGCgacattttcctttgaagccaagATTGCAACGTCTCTTCATGTCTAAGGAGATAGCATgtgatatgagatggcataaagagcatCGGCCAACCGATGAGGCTACTATGAGACATCCTGCAGACTCAGAGTCGTGGAAGAGATTTGATGACGAACATAGTTGGTTCGCACATGATGctcgcaatgttaggcttggGATGGCAAGTGACGGTTTCAATCCCTTCAATAATATGGCTAAACCatatagcatttggccagtaaTCTTGGTTCCTTATAATTTGCCGCCGTGGTTGTGCATGAAGGAtcaattcttcatgacatctcTCATTATTCCAGGGCCAAAATCTCCTGGTAATGACATTGATGTTTACTTGCAACCGTTAGTCGATGAACTGCTTGAATTTTGGGAACATGGGATACGTACGTATGATGCCTCCACAAAGGAAACGTTCGTGTTGCACGCTGCTTTaatgtggacaatcaatgactttccagCGTATGGGAATCTTTCTGGTTGGTCAACAAAGGGAAAATTGGCATGTCCATCTTGTAACGAAGGCACCGATTCCAATTGGTTGACGTATGGACGAAAATtttgttatatgggacaccgTCGATTTTTGCCACTAGATCACATGTGGAGATTGAGAAAACATTTgttcaatggtaaagaagatcatcgcCCACCACCAATGGTTTTAGATGGTGCTGATATTGTAGCTCAACTACAGATGCTTGGGGAAGTGCAATTTGGTAAATCTCGTCGAAAGAGGAAGCGCACTACTGAAGAGTTGAACTGGACAAAATATAGCATTTTCTTCAAGTTACCGTATTGGGTAACCCTGCAGCTTCGCCATAACCTagatgtcatgcatattgaaaagaatatatTCGATAACATATTATGTACTTTGATGAACATGCCTGGTAAaactaaggataatatcaattctCGACGTGACCTAGAGATCTTTGGCTtcagaaaagaattacatttgaagcATGAAGATAAACGTGTTACAATGCCACATGCATTATACACATTACACGGTGATGAGAAGAGGAAATTTTGTGAATGGTTGGCCGATGTGAAATTCCCAGATGGATTTGCTTCGAACATCTCGCATTGTGTTTCAGTACGTGATTGCAAAATCTCAGGGTTGAAAAGCCATGATTGTCATGTTTTCATGCAAAGACTACTTCCTATTGCCGTGGGGGGGTTCTTACGAACTGATATCGCATTGACTTTAACTGAACTGAGCACATTGTTTAAGGAGTTATGTGCTCGAATCTTGGATGTTAACCGACTATCCCAGCTCCAAACTGATATCGTCACAATTCTATGCAAAATGGAGATGatatttcctccatctttttttgatgtcatggtccacctaGCTGTCCACTTACCCCGTGAGGCCATACTtgggggtccagtacaatataggtggatgtatccatttgagagGTATCTTGGCAAGTTCAAgaggtatgttaagaataaagcccgcCCAGAAGGCTCAATAGCCGAAGCTTACATTCACATCGAATGCTTGACTTTTTGCTCTATGTATCTTCAAGATATTGAGACAAAGTTTACTCGAACAGACCGCAACATTGATGGTGGAGATTCCGagaatatagatggattcaaaattttcaaccagaaagtTCGTCCCATGGGTATAGCTTCTAACTTTCAATTATCAGATAAACTCCTAAAGGAAGCAACCTG GGAGCACTATGAAAAATGTAAAGTACATAGCCCAACTTATGTCGATCGAACACATCAAACTGAGTTTCCAACTTGGTTGAAGAAACGA GTTCAGGAGCAGCGTATAACTAACCCACTTGATGTGAACGCTGATTTGTATGCGTTAGGTTGCGGGCCTGAACGGTGGGTTGCATCCTATGCTGCGTGCATTATAAATGGCAAAAGGTTCCATACGAAAGAACGTGAATTTCGACGGCGGACACAAAATTCAGGGGTGTTTGTAATTGGGGACGAAAGTACTAATAATTTTGACTTCTATGGTGTTATTAATGATATAGTGGAGTTACACTACATGGGAAGACGTCAGGTGTACTTGTTCatgtgtgattggtttgacgttggtgatACAAGACGAGGGGTGCGAATTGATAACCATATGTACAGTATCAATATGGAcaggacttggtataaggatgaaccattTGTGTTGGCATGCCAGGCTTCACAGTGTTTCTACATTAGAGATATAAGGGCGAAAGGGAGATGGTTTGTGGTGCAGAAGTACATGAATAGGAATGTATATGACATTCCTACAGTGCCGAGGGTGTTAGGAGAACTTGATGGATCATCAAGTGATGATGATGTctatcaagaaaatgaggcaTCATGGGATTATGCACCATTGCCGTGTGATGCATGTCCAATGTCTACTCCATTGAATAGGAATGACGTAGAACCTATGGTCATTGATGCACAAGAAGTGACCAGTCCGGCTGGGCAAGATAACATGCGTGTAGCAGACTTTATTGACGATGGCATGACTGCTTCTGGTTCAGGCTATGCGTCTGATGAtggggaatattcagatgaggagGACTTATCCACAGACGACGAGTCTAGGTCATCTTAG